In Streptomyces sp. RFCAC02, the following proteins share a genomic window:
- a CDS encoding beta-L-arabinofuranosidase domain-containing protein, whose protein sequence is MSSEPSTPPPAAPGPVRPGTDARTALRPDVRATVTGGLWAGRRAVNAGVSIPQGPDRLAEAGNLANLRRAGDRLTGGFAGARLPFQDSDVHKWLEAAAWQLGDPATDPGLAAGLRERISDFAALLARAQEESGYLNSFYQVAEPDVPHFSDLRWSHELYTAGHLVQAAVALHRTTGSRELLDVATRFAEHIADTFGPAASGRAVDAVDGHAEIETALVELARETGEARWTELARWFVDRFGNPPGDGPARGIGRPGYFQDHAPLREAPAVTGHAVRQMYLLAGAVDVATETGDAELREAAERLWTDMVTRQTYITGGIGARHADESFGAPYELPADRGYLETCAAIASVQASWRLALLTGEAKYADLIERTLYNAVLCGVSLSGDRYLYDNPLHVRDGWAEQEGAKPRRTPWFHCACCPPNVMRLLASLPHYLAAVSADRSEFSVHQYATGRLAADLAGGPVELSVSTDYPWDGRIRITVERAPSTPWTLALRVPHWSAGEWSVALEGGTAAPDAEARDGWARVTRAWSPGETLVLNLDMAPRFTRADPRVDAVRGTVAIERGPLVYAVEHLDQPGLPPGTGLDDLVVDPSAGLTAVDRPDLLGGVVAVTATARVRPRPAVGAGGGPAWWPYTPASEPRPEPGGEPLTLTAVPYHLWANREDGPMRVWLPAGR, encoded by the coding sequence ATGTCATCGGAACCGTCCACGCCGCCGCCCGCCGCGCCGGGACCCGTCCGGCCGGGAACGGACGCGCGCACCGCGCTGCGTCCCGACGTGCGGGCCACCGTGACGGGCGGCCTGTGGGCCGGGCGCCGCGCGGTCAACGCCGGGGTCAGCATCCCGCAGGGACCCGACCGCCTGGCGGAGGCGGGGAACCTCGCCAACCTGCGGCGCGCCGGCGACCGGCTCACCGGCGGCTTCGCCGGCGCGCGGCTGCCGTTCCAGGACAGCGACGTCCACAAGTGGCTGGAGGCCGCGGCCTGGCAGCTCGGCGACCCCGCGACCGACCCCGGCCTCGCCGCCGGGCTGCGGGAGCGGATCTCGGACTTCGCCGCGCTCCTCGCGCGCGCCCAGGAGGAGTCCGGCTACCTCAACAGCTTCTACCAGGTGGCGGAGCCCGACGTCCCGCACTTCAGCGACCTGCGGTGGAGCCACGAGCTGTACACGGCCGGCCACCTCGTGCAGGCCGCCGTCGCCCTGCACCGGACGACCGGGAGCCGGGAGCTGCTCGATGTCGCGACGCGGTTCGCCGAGCACATCGCCGACACGTTCGGCCCGGCCGCGTCGGGCCGGGCCGTGGACGCGGTGGACGGCCACGCCGAGATCGAGACCGCCCTCGTCGAGCTGGCGCGGGAGACCGGCGAGGCCCGGTGGACGGAGCTGGCCCGCTGGTTCGTCGACCGCTTCGGCAACCCGCCCGGCGACGGGCCGGCGCGCGGCATCGGGCGCCCCGGCTACTTCCAGGACCACGCGCCGCTGCGCGAGGCGCCCGCCGTCACCGGTCATGCCGTGCGCCAGATGTACCTGCTCGCGGGCGCCGTCGACGTGGCGACCGAGACGGGCGACGCGGAGCTGCGGGAGGCGGCCGAGCGGCTGTGGACCGACATGGTGACGCGGCAGACGTACATCACCGGCGGCATCGGCGCGCGGCACGCGGACGAGTCGTTCGGGGCGCCCTACGAACTGCCCGCAGACCGGGGCTACCTGGAGACCTGCGCCGCCATCGCGTCGGTGCAGGCGAGCTGGCGCCTCGCGCTGCTGACGGGCGAGGCGAAGTACGCGGACCTGATCGAGCGGACCCTGTACAACGCCGTGCTGTGCGGCGTGTCGCTGAGTGGTGACCGCTACCTGTACGACAACCCGCTGCACGTACGGGACGGCTGGGCCGAGCAGGAGGGCGCGAAGCCGCGCCGCACGCCGTGGTTCCACTGCGCCTGCTGCCCGCCGAACGTGATGCGCCTGCTGGCCTCCCTCCCCCACTACCTGGCCGCCGTCTCCGCCGACCGGTCGGAGTTCTCGGTGCACCAGTACGCCACGGGCCGGCTGGCGGCCGACCTCGCGGGCGGCCCGGTGGAGCTGTCCGTCTCGACGGACTACCCGTGGGACGGCCGGATCCGGATCACCGTCGAACGCGCCCCTTCGACGCCCTGGACCCTCGCCCTGCGCGTGCCGCACTGGTCGGCGGGCGAGTGGAGCGTCGCCCTGGAGGGCGGGACGGCGGCACCGGACGCGGAGGCGCGCGACGGCTGGGCGCGCGTCACCCGCGCATGGTCGCCGGGCGAGACGCTCGTCCTCAACCTGGACATGGCGCCCCGGTTCACGCGTGCCGATCCGCGCGTGGACGCGGTGCGCGGCACGGTGGCGATCGAGCGCGGCCCGCTCGTGTACGCCGTCGAGCACCTGGACCAGCCCGGCCTGCCGCCGGGCACCGGGCTCGACGACCTCGTGGTGGACCCGTCCGCCGGCCTGACCGCCGTGGACCGGCCCGACCTGCTCGGGGGCGTGGTCGCCGTGACGGCCACGGCCCGCGTACGGCCCCGCCCGGCGGTGGGGGCCGGCGGCGGCCCCGCGTGGTGGCCGTACACCCCGGCGTCCGAGCCTCGGCCCGAGCCCGGCGGCGAGCCACTGACGCTGACGGCCGTGCCGTACCACCTGTGGGCGAACCGCGAGGACGGCCCCATGCGGGTGTGGCTGCCCGCCGGCCGGTAG